The sequence below is a genomic window from Luteimonas sp. MC1825.
GGATGGTGTGCAGCCACGGGCCGCTGATGGTGAGTTCGATCTCGCCCGGCACCGCGTCCGACGCCTGCAGCCGCACGTGCTTGCGGTCGAGCTGGAACAACCCGAGGAACTCCACGAAATCCGGCTTGATGAAGCGCAGCCCGCGCATGTAGTCGAGCTCCTCCCGGCTCAGCCGCAGCGCGCACAGCGCATCGATCTCCGCCGAGATGGCGTCGATGTGCCGCGCCAGGTCGATGTCCGGCGTGCGGCATTTGAAGCGGTACTCGGCGTGCGCGGCGGGATGCTGGTGCAGCACCGCCTGCATCATGGTGAACTTGTAGAGGTCGGTGTCGAGCAGCGACCGGATGATCATGGCGTGTCCGCGCGCATGGCCGCCAGGAACACGGCCGGCAGGCGCGAGGCCCAGTGCAGCCAGACCGCCGCCCACACTGCCGCGCACACCACCCGGCCGCGCCGCGGCGCCTCGAAGCGCCTGAAATAGCGCCACAGGCCGCGGTGCTTGTGCCATTCCACGAAGCCGGGCCGCGCACGCGCGGACACGCCGCGCACATGCACCACGCGCACGTCATTGGCGACCGCGACCGTCGCGCCAGCCTCGCGCGCGCGCCGGCACAGGTCGAGGTCCTCGACGTGCAGGCGATAGCCGGCGTCGAAACCGCCGATGCGCGTGAAAAGCCGGCGCGGCAGCAGCATCAGAGCGCCGGACACGGCGTCGACCCGCTGCAGCACCTGCGCGGAATCGGGTACGACGTCCAGTGGCCGCCCGTGGCGCGCATGCAGCGGGCCGCGCAGCATCGCCAGGAAGTCGGGATCGTTGCGGCGCGCGGCGCCGTCGCGCACCCCGTCCTCGTCGACCAGGTCGGCGCCGAGCAGCACGTCGCCTGCCGATGCGCCCACGGACGCGTCGTCGCCGGCCAGCGCCTGCGCGTGCGCCAGCAGCCGCGCCAGCGAATCCGGCTCCAGCATGCAGTCGGGATTGACGAACGCCAGCCACGGCGCCGTGCTGTCCGCCGCGCCCTGGTTGCAGGCCACCGCGAAGCCGGGATTGTCCGGGTTGGCAACGAAGCGCACGCGCGGATCGGCGAGCGCGTGGCGCTGCACCACGACCAGGGTGCCGTCGCTGGAGGCGTTGTCGACCACGCGGATCTCGGCCACCGCGGCCGCCGCGCGCAGGCGCGCCAGGCAGGCATCGA
It includes:
- a CDS encoding glycosyltransferase family 2 protein is translated as MTVAVIAAIVVSHQSTGTIDACLARLRAAAAVAEIRVVDNASSDGTLVVVQRHALADPRVRFVANPDNPGFAVACNQGAADSTAPWLAFVNPDCMLEPDSLARLLAHAQALAGDDASVGASAGDVLLGADLVDEDGVRDGAARRNDPDFLAMLRGPLHARHGRPLDVVPDSAQVLQRVDAVSGALMLLPRRLFTRIGGFDAGYRLHVEDLDLCRRAREAGATVAVANDVRVVHVRGVSARARPGFVEWHKHRGLWRYFRRFEAPRRGRVVCAAVWAAVWLHWASRLPAVFLAAMRADTP